TGACCGTCGTAAATTAGCAATGAGTCAGATTTTGTGGTGCAACAAGATGCAATATTTGTGTATGGAGAACATTTTCACTGGCTGGAAGGGAGAAAAATAGGACAACCAGAAGGTTCTGTCTAAATGAGGCTCTACGCGGAAGAGCATTCCTCGAATAGATGTAGAGATTTTTGAGATCTGTAGATGGTGTGTAGGTTCGATTTTTCCTCATATTCCAAGGTTATTGCGTCATGGAAACGCTCGCTCAGGAGGAGCAATGGTTCCTTTGttgattcttttttcgtttgccaCACAAGCCAACCATGACACGATCAGATCGCGTACGTATCTACTTCGCagtagcttttttttcgctacaCCAACAAGttggcacacacatacacgcattgCGAACGAGCGGGTGGTGGAAGTTGCCATTGGTTGCTGTTTTGACCATAGAAATTTGCTACCGCGTCTCGCGTACCTTCAAAAGGATCGTACGCAGAGAAGCGTAGAAAGTGGAGATTGTGACATATATTTTAAACTCCGAAATAAGCCTTTCTTTTGCGCTTATCGGACAAGGAGCAAATACGCAGAATGAATCATCCGTGCTAAACGCGAATCGAACACAGTTCGGTTCGAAAACAATTGGACAAGAAACACTGCCAGAACCAGGTTTATTGTCATGGACGGCCTACCACTACATGAGGATCGAATGTGCTAGTGTGCGTACGTGAGCAGCTTTTTCTCGCTTTGTGCGCATGGTCATGCCATTGAACATCATCAAACACCAATACACCGACATTGTGCTGGCAACAacaaagtgaaagaaaataacataCACCCCCCCTTCCTTCGGGTTGTTTGGATCAGCTGTGTTTGGCGTGTAAAAAACACTTGATCATATTCAACTACAGGAAGTTATTACGCTTTGGAATTCTTTTTTGAGgattttcagaaaaaaaatccctaaTAAGCTGGAAACGATACAAATCAAGTAAATTTACTTTTGGGTGGCTGTACTACGTTATCTTATTATAATATTCAACAATTGGTCCAACTTTTAATAGCCAACAATTGGTTAAAAGGTCACCCAATATTGCCATTCTGTATAGTTTTCTTTATTACACGAATTTTCCCTACATTATAGGgtgtaaattaaaacatttcgcATTAAAACAATGTCACCTTGGGTACGACATACAATTGTATTACACATATTGATATGTAGAAAATACTGCCGAGAGATTGTTGTTTGAAAACGAACAGCTagcatttttcaatttaaagtAAACAAAAGTGCTACAAATGAAGTAGGAAATCAGGTCACAGTTCGCACAGTGTTGCATGGCATGATTGATAAGCTTCGTATGTATTGGCCAGATGGCTTAAAGATAAAGCAAGAATCACCTGCCGATTAAGCTTGATAGCGGGGTTTAGGTGCGTACACAAAGCAAACTTTTGTGAATTAAAATACGTCTCTTCTATTGTATTATCTCCCTTTTCCCCCCGATAAAGGTCATTGTGGAGAAGGCACCGAAGGCTCGCATCGATGATCTGGATAAGAAGAAGTATCTAGTCCCATCCGATCTGACCGTAGGCCAGTTTTACTTCCTGATCCGCAAAAGAATCCATCTGCGCCCGGAAGATGCGCTATTCTTCTTTGTAAACAACGTCATTCCGCCGACGTCGGCCACTATGGGATCGCTGTATCATGAGCATCACGAGGAAGACTATTTCCTCTACATTGCTTACTCGGACGAAAACGTATACGGCAGTACCAACAACGACAGCAactaagcagcagcagcagcatacaTATGTTTATGGTGTGTTATAATGATACAACAAGTTTATTCATTCAAAGgaagatgaaaacaaacatacacacacgtacacacatacTGAAATACTTGTGGTgataaaaatgcaacaaaaaaatgtgaaaaagcCATTCTCTCTTGTATTAAGCTAGAGCGCTGTACGTTTGTTCTAACCGATCCTGTTCTGTCTCCTGATATCCTTATACATGATGTTCAAGATCGAGCGAATACTTTCCATACCGGACAGAAGTATTCGCACGAGACTGAGCATTACTCTACGTGTCTTTTTCACCTGATGTTTGTTACGAATTAAAGGGAACCAATTGAAAATTTCCCTCTAAACCCCCCTTCTCTCCCTATAACATCGCATTCGTTTCTTCCTTGTTCTGTGGTTCATTTGTAATGGGGTATAGTTATATAAACTAGACCGTATTCAATTacgtattttatttaatgcaaaaataaggaaaaaaagcgTATAAGTaggtttaattgaaaaaaataaaacaaaaaaagctcttacaaaaactgatccatccacaaTGCGTTTCGGGGGTTTTTCACTGTGGGTCCGGCGAGTTGGCCGTTGTCACACATCGGCTGATTGTAAGGATCGGGGAAATGGAGATATTACAGAAGGAATCGAAGCTGAAAAAAATGACAGACTGGACTGTGTCAATTTCCGAGTCTGTCCTAACCGCTGTCTAGAAGATCCTGTCCCGAATTCTTTACTGTTAACTAACTTACGTTCTACAGATTCCTTCGGAACTGTTTGAATCTCACCAAAGACTGATGCTAGGGAATGGAATCTCCTGTTTGCTATTCAACGCATCCCTAGGAAGTGTCATGTTTCGACATCTGGGGCATCTAGACACCCAAACATGAGGCGAGAACAAAGTACGATCTCGAGGTATTAGCGGATTTCCGCTTACTTTGTACGATCGTAGTTTTGGACAGTAACTTAAACAACGGAAACCAGAGTTGCATTGTTATGGGGAATCGTGGTCCAAAACTTCAATGAAACACGAAATTCTGCATACGTCCAGTAGTCCTTCATGGCCTACTTGGGGATATGGGTGAACATTCTCACTATTGCCAAGTGGACTATTTCTGCAATATTAGTGAGTAGGCCATGTGAAGCACAAGAATCAACCGCAAAATTATATGAGATGGCAAGATGGATCGTTCGACACAGGGAGCTCGTTGGCTGGATCAAGTGGAACTAAACCTGTCCAAGAGTTGATGCATTCTTTgaaacggattggtgaccTGCCCATAGTTTAACAGAACCTGCTTAACTGTAAGCGAACCAAGCAGAAGATCTGtgagaaacaatttaaaacatttaaaagaaacattttcaccGTTCGGACTTTATTCGGACAGGATTATTATTACATCGGTACATTTGCAATTACTGCACTTAAAACGCACACTGCCCCGCTGCGCTGCGTCTCTGTGTGGCATCAAGATGGTACAAGGTTGTGCTATCCGTTGATAGTTCGGGATATTAACAATAAGAGTCTAATCAAACCGTAAACGACGTTACTGCAATCCAATCTTTTTCTTGTAGAACGGATTTATCGGGCTGGGTATTAGGTTAGGCTTCAGTAGACTTTTGGAGGGCTTTTTGCTGGAATCGAACGGTAGCTGAGGCGAACTTTTCACCTGCTTGATGTGTTCCACCAGATCTTGGGCGACATTTTTGCTCAGCGCAATCTTAACCCGCTTTCTGGCCGGCGTTATCGGCTCATCATCCACACCATCCACATCAACCCCATTGGTTGATGTCCTTTTGAGGTTCGTTTTGCTTGCAACGGGCGTcgctgttttttccccctttgcGGCCTGTTTCATCTTTCGCGAGGGAATGAAATATTCTTCCTCACCTTCTTTCAACGGTTCTGACCATTCGTCCTTCGTCTGGAACGGTGGGGTACTGTTGTTCGGGGTAGGGTTTTTGCTTTCCTGCTGCTTTTTGTTAATCGTAGAGGCTTTCTCTTTACTCTTTTTGGATGTTTTATCTTCGTTAACCGGCTTCTTCTCTTTTACGGTAACCGGCGACGATGTGGTTTCTTCCACAATTGGTACCAGTTCGGGGACATCATCCGATTCACCAAACTGTGCCAtcttagttttctttttcaaacgTTCTTTCAGCAGCTTCAACTTTTCTGCCTTCTTGCGCTCCAACATATCAAGTTTCGCCTGTTTCCGTAGCGCAGCTGGATCCATTTTGCGCTGCCGAATTCGTTTCCTTTTGATCTTTCCAGTTGTTTCTTCCGATTCGGTGGGTGCAACTGTGTCGACGTTCGATTCGTTGGCATCATTGCCATCAACTGTCTCATTATTTTCCCCCGATTTCGCACGTTTTGCCTGCTTTAAAGCCTCCTTTTGCCGGCGTTCTAACTTTATCTTCATCTTTCGCTCCTTCTTAAAGTTCGTCACACTTTTCCGTTGGTCACCAAGCAGCTCTGTGCGAAAAGTTTCCAATTCTTCCACCTTCTCATCGATGTTTACGGCAAAATCTTTCGGGTTGATGCTTGGCACGCGCTTCACACCGATCGGGTACACACCAGCGGCAAACTTGGTAAACTGTTTCACCAGCTGAATCGCTCGCTTCTTGCCCTTGGAATTGACGAACGATTTGTAGCGGTACGTTTCGAACAATTCGATAAAATCCTGCGGGTCAAACTCAATCTGAGGTATGTCGACGCTAACGCGACCGGCCCGTGGATCAAACACCCTTTCCGTACTCTCGCCACCATCGTCGTTTGTTTCCTCTAGCTCTTCAACCTCCTCcccctcttcttcttcttctgcctGTATTTCGGCCGTTTCTTCGCGCTGTTCATTTTCCTGCCCGTCTTCCGCGTTCTCCTGCTTCTCCTCCTCATCATCTTCGTCCTCCTCGGTGACAAACTCTACATTGTCGATGTTTCCCGTGACGAAGTTTCTGCTTTTCCACATCTCAAACTTTTCCTCATAATCCTGACCCAGATCGGACTGCTGCATTAGTGCGTGGAAGATGTTTTTCTTGATCGAAGCACTGACCGTTCCATCGTCCGTTCTTAGTAACGCTTGTACGAAGACTTCCATTATCTGCTTTACCGTTTCCTTCGATATATTCCCATCTGTCACCTTTGCCAACTCATTCAGGAACAGGTCGTTGAAATGGTGCATCAAACCGAACGAGACCACATCCCGATTCAGTATGGTCGTGTTTATAGTTTCTTTAAACAACTCAACGTGGTCCTTCTGCCAGCCGCTTTCGTGCAGTGCAAACAATGCTTGACGTGTTAACCGACGGACTAGCTACAAACGGGACGGAGAGGGATAAATGAGCAACGGGAAATGGACACAGCTTCCTCAACATACCATCATGAATTTATCCATCCGCCAGCGATCGATACCGAACCATTCGTTGCCCATCGTAGTGAGGAAAGCCTTGAAGAATTGCATCGCTACCGGGACATCGTGATCAAAGCAGCGGACAAGCGAACCGAGCGATTCGGCAAGCTCTTCCTGCACCAGCGGCTTGTCCGACATCCACATACAGTAGAACAAACCTTTCCAAAGACGTAAAAAGTCCACATCGCTGAAAACTGAAAACAGACAAGGTGTCAGAATGTaccatacacacacgtacacgatTATGCCACTCTGAAATTATCCTTACCGAACGTGCTTTGGCTGCGCGTGGAAAGCCATGTCTTAAGATTTTTCAACACCCTCCGGCGCAATGTAGGATTGTTTCCGGCCAATGCCCGagcaaatttaatttcctgTGCTATGATGGTCGATTTATCCGCAGAACTGGTATCATTCATCTTGTATTTTGAAGTGGTCCTTTCCGTGACGATACTGTCCTCCTTGACTACCATGCTTCCCTTCGATCCGGTATGCCGTGCGTACACGAGAAAGAGCTGTTGTTGACGCGTGAGCACGTGCGTGCATCCAACAACTTTACGGCACGGAGAACTTTAACGGTACGCACCGACCAAAGCGAACCCGAGCTTCTAGCGCAACACGTTCTAAGGGAGCTCGTGGAAGTATATTAACAGAGTAACAGTTTGAGTACCTTTTAAAATGTGGATTTCATGCGCTTTTCTCAGCACCAAAGTTTTCCAGGCTTCACGGTTCACTGTGGTCCACCACATTTGGACACGGGCAATGATAACGTGATGACATTTCTGGTACAAAAATTTAACCAATTCCCAAGGCGTAAATGTGACGTAAAATAACGTGATTctttgtttataatttcagtcgcaaaacaaaaccaattcTGAACACTACAATACGATTAGATATTACATATAATGATACAATTGTTGTCAGGTATTTGCAATATATCTAACCTACAAGAAGTTAAAAATGTGTCACTCTTATTCACCTTGGGTTTCACATACTACACCTACCACTGTTCGATATCACGATCAAATTGTTACTTGGAAACGGTGCAATCGGCAGTTGCGAGTGTTTGCACATTGTTTTGAACCATGCACCAAGTGTTTCTCATACAACGGGCTCGTGTtctttgaagaaaaaatgaataacTTCTACAAGACTCGGTAAGCAAAGAATTTCTTTCCTCTCAAACTGTCCCGTTTACATggtgttcttttcttttcacttgCATAGACCCGGTGCTAGTCCTGGATGGTGGCTATGCTGCCTGTTGCCTGTTTGCTATGCAGCAACTCTTTGGCGCCCTTATCAGCAGGATCATCAACAACACTTGCCACGAGATTACAAGCGCACGGTACTCGTAACCTTTGGACTGTTGTTGCAGTCACTAGTCATCCGCGGCAGCCTGGAATCCCGCTGGAACCGTGGACAAGCCATTCTGCTAACGCTTCTCGTTGCTGCCTTCAACTGGGGCCTGTTTACAGTGTGCCTGAAAGAAAATGTTGTATTCGCCAGTGTTAGTGGATTGCTTCCCGTTGTTCTATATGATAAGCTTTATTTTACTCTGCTTAAAACGATACCAAAGAGCTTCAGCTATGGGGAAGCGTTCATAGTAGCGCAAGGGTtgattgcttttgctttctgcACCTTCCTGCAGTTACCTCCAGTTATATTACGTACGGATGCATCGTACACAGAACTGCAGCTGATCTATGCTATACTTCAGGTGAGTTACCGCATCGTGATCTCAAACCTTAACTACTTCCAACTCGCTTGTTTTAGATCGGTTTGCTGGGAATACTGCTGCTCGTATGCGCAACGTACTCTTTTACGTGGCTTCGCAAAACAGTTCCATTCTGGATCGCTCTAGGCATCACAAGCAGTCTGGTAGCCTTATGCCCCATCGGTAAACTGCCCGCAGTTACACATTTAGTACTGTTCTTCGTGAATGACAAACAGACGATGATGACCACCGGAATGTACTTGGCACTACTGGCGCTAACCGTATCGTTTATTGTGTGGCATTTGAACTACGGGCGTCGCACGACAACAGCTACCCGTAAGGTGTTCCACTTTCTAATCGTTCTCGTGTACGGTCCGGGGCTGTGGTATCAGTGCCGGTTGCTGTACCTGGCCAGCGGTCTTATTCTTGCCGTGTTGATTGTACTAGAGGTAATTTCGCACTGTTTGCTTCCCGTTCCGTTTGTGTCCCTTTAAAATCGGTTTCCTTTGCAGATGGCTCGCCTGATACAACTAGCTCCGGTAGCGAACGTTCTTAACGTGGCGGTAAATTTGTTCGTCGACGAAAAGGATGCGGGTGCGGTTGCTTTAACGCCATTATACCTGCTAGTCGGATGCTCTCTGCCACTCTGGTTGCACCCGGTACCGTGTGATTTAACCAACTCGGGCGGCCTACAGATGCTCACCCTTTCTGCCGGTGTGCTTTCAATTGGCATTGGTGACACAGCGGCAAGTGTGGTCGGATACCATTTGGGACGACATAAGTGGCATGGtacttgttttttattatctaCATTAACGAAGCAATagattgtttaattaaaaatgtttcttttttctccaaTCAGCTTCCACGAACAAATCTGTCGAAGGAACGGTTGCGTCAGTTCTGCTACAAGCGTTGGCTATTGGTGCACTGTACCACATCGGTGTGATACATTTAACGGTGAGCAGGGCAGCTTATGCCGGCGTGGCAGTAATAGTGAACGCCCTCGTCGAATCGAGAACGGATCAGATCGACAACTTGGTGCTTCCGCTGATCACCTACCTGATACTCGTTAGTTCCTCCTGAGCTTGTCATAACCGCAAGTAAATTATTCTTTCAATACATTTGTTACCAACATaaaagtacacacacacaaactcatcTCAGTTCTCAATCTTGTAATAATTTCTATTTGTATTCCATAAGctttaattattgaaaatgtttcatcTACATACCGTCTGCTCTTGCTAGGACATATTCGCAATTTTTGACTTCCTGTGTGCTTTTATCCTTCCGTACGTTCGGGACAGGTCATCATAATTAGTGGATTCGTTATGCACGATACCGCATCCTTTACCGTGTGGTAAATAATGTTCTTAATCTGTAGCTTATCTTCGTGGTTCGAGTGCGTCCGGCTGAGATGGCGGAATTCGTTGGTCAGCTTCAAGCAGTGGGCAATGTTTTCGGGCGACACGAAATCTTCCGCCACCTTGATGCAGTTGTGCAGATTGCGTACCTGATGCGGTGCCCCGGCCGGTATAAATATGGCATCGCCGGAACACTGCACGATCGCGTATCCTTCCACCTGATACTCCTGTTGCAAACGTTTGCGCATGTTCCGATCAAGGTACCACTTCTGGTCGTGTATCGGATCGTGGTTCGGTTTGATTGTGCCACCCCGCTCCAGCTCTATTTTGTTCAACAATGCCCGAATTTTGTCCGCATCCTGCGCATGATAGATGTGCCACAGCGCACCCGGCAACTCTTTCCGCTCCCTTATACGCTGCCTCGTCAAGTAATCGCAGTCCTCCGAATCGATCAGTTCCACGATCTTCTCATTGTACCCGCGTCTCGGTGCGTCCTTCGGGACGCCTACGTACACCATCACATTGACCGCATCGGAAATGTCCAGATGCAAATTGGTGGTACCCTTAGTGGGATGTAACGCCGACCCGTACGCACTATACATCTTGGGACCGAGATCGGGCCGCACGAAAAAGCTGGTCAACCGGCTCGCTAGATTAAGCCGACCTTCGCGACGCGTATACTCGGCCAGTGGGAGTGATTTCATGAGATCGTAAAACCTGGTCGGCATCATTTCGGCGAAATCATCGCCCGGTGGCCAATCTTTCAGCTTCAGCATCATTGGTCGTTCGCGCTCGTCTACCAACCGCTCGCCAATCTCTTCAAACCCATCCCAAAACACCTTCATCTGGTGTCCGCGTACAATCTTACCGTTAAAACAGTTGATCAGATCGTTCACGTCCTCGCCAAAATCGCGTCCAAACGATGCCGGCATCCACAGGTCCATATCCATCTTGCTCGATACCGCCGACACCATCACCGGCTGGCCACGTTCCCACTGCTCGTGGAAAATGCGATAATTGTGCACATCGAGCGGATTGAGCAACCGTAACAGCTTCCCATTGCAGAGCCACTCGTGGGCAACGTCCGTGTAGAGGGTTTTCGAGGAGATAAGGTTCATTTTACGTTCGGCCTTGTTCCGGTAGCGTAGCCCATCCTTCATGCTACGATTATAATCCACAATTAACCGTTCGTTCGTCAGATCGTCATTGCTGTGTTGCCCACGGAGGTTAATAAATTCGTCCAGGAAATCCCGCACGAACTGTTGCACACGTTCGCGCTCGATGCTGATACATTCGGCGAAATCGTTCAGCTGGTCCGGTCTGCTTACCATGTGCGGATGCAAACGTTCGAAGATAGTTTTATCTGATTTTACCATCTGCTTGATGATCATGGCAAACGTAATTTGATCCATCGCAGGAGACGGTTTGTACCGATCGTCTTCACTGTAAGGAACTGGAACCGTTGATAGCGCCTCGTTTAGTTTCTGTTTCCTCACCggttgttttacttttgtatCCTCACCGGTACCATTTCCAACTGCTGGTGCCGATTCATTGTCTAGTGGTTCAAATGTACTGGTCTCTCCCTCATTAGCTTCTTTAGCGCCGTTTGTCGAGACACCATCGGAGGGTTGAATCGGTTTATCTTCCGTTTCAGATCCGTTAGTTGCGCAGCTGATGCAATCCTTGCCGACGTCTGCTTCATTCTGCACAACGGGCTGCAACACATTTTCTTCCGCTTGCCTATCAACGGCCATTACATTCTCGATTGTTGCCGCTGTTGTCTCTTGTGTAATCTCTTCCTTATCCTGCATAATTTCTTGTTTCACCTCTGGCGCCGGTGGAGAAACGGTAGGAATTTTGTACAATCGTTCATCGAAATGATCACCGTCGGTATGAATTTCTCTAACGAACCCATCAAAGCTATAGCTTTGTTTTTCCTTGGTTGTTTCATCATCCGCTTTCGACATACCGGGTGCATCCCATTCATCGTTCTTTTGCTGTCCCTTGCCGTCCCGGTACTGTTGGGCAAAGACAATCCGACACTCGACCGGATCGTTACTAGCCGTGCTGCCAGCGAATCCCATTTGCTCGATATGCTTTATAGTAACCGATACGTCTCCGAACGATGATTCTACATCCGCACCATTCCCACCATCGGGCGTGATCGGATAGATAAATTCAAACTTATCCTTAATTTTCCTAAACAGATGCTCCTTGCTTAGCGGACACTCGCAGTTGAGCGGAATCTCGAGCAACGCGCAGATACCGTGCATTTGACGGACCAGCTTGTACAGACACTTGCTGGGAATAATTTGCGTCAGCATGAGCAGCGTTTGGTCGTGTGGTTCTTTCGTGGCGCTGCACAGCAACCAACCGTTCGGGTCCTTATCTTTGGTTGTTGATTCCACCGTAATTATACCATTTTTGCGACactgcaaataaaagaacaatgTTAGTGTGTCCCGCATGAAAGGTACAAGCAGAGCTTACCTTGTAACAGTCAATGCACACAACGAAACCGCACGCGGTACAAACCCAATGATGGTTGAATAGTGTCGTCTGGCAAACGTCGCACATTTCCCGCACTCCATATACCGCCTGCTTCCAAGCAATTGTTTTATCTGAAAGAAACAGACAACATCATGTTATAGAGAGCGAGCTATTAAGAAATGTCGCCTCCTACCCGGGAACTCACCCTCCGCCATATGCTCAAAGTATGCTTCCTTTTCTTGATGAAAAAGTTCACAAAATTTATACCCTACTTGGCCgagtaaaaattttgacttttCCACCGTTAGGTCGGCGGGCACCTTCTGTAAATTGGAGCTCCACAGCCCAGTGTCCGCATCCTTTGCATCCAGAAATGGATCGGCAAATCCGAAAACTTCCAGCTGGCCCAGATCGTTGTACCTTTCATGGAAATGTGAAATAGTGTATGAACAACCATACAATCGTAATGGGTTGGCTCCAGTACTACTTACTTCAGCTTGCGGAATGCGATAAAGCGACAGAAAATG
The Anopheles moucheti chromosome 2, idAnoMoucSN_F20_07, whole genome shotgun sequence genome window above contains:
- the LOC128309913 gene encoding ribosomal RNA processing protein 1 homolog, translated to MVVKEDSIVTERTTSKYKMNDTSSADKSTIIAQEIKFARALAGNNPTLRRRVLKNLKTWLSTRSQSTFVFSDVDFLRLWKGLFYCMWMSDKPLVQEELAESLGSLVRCFDHDVPVAMQFFKAFLTTMGNEWFGIDRWRMDKFMMLVRRLTRQALFALHESGWQKDHVELFKETINTTILNRDVVSFGLMHHFNDLFLNELAKVTDGNISKETVKQIMEVFVQALLRTDDGTVSASIKKNIFHALMQQSDLGQDYEEKFEMWKSRNFVTGNIDNVEFVTEEDEDDEEEKQENAEDGQENEQREETAEIQAEEEEEGEEVEELEETNDDGGESTERVFDPRAGRVSVDIPQIEFDPQDFIELFETYRYKSFVNSKGKKRAIQLVKQFTKFAAGVYPIGVKRVPSINPKDFAVNIDEKVEELETFRTELLGDQRKSVTNFKKERKMKIKLERRQKEALKQAKRAKSGENNETVDGNDANESNVDTVAPTESEETTGKIKRKRIRQRKMDPAALRKQAKLDMLERKKAEKLKLLKERLKKKTKMAQFGESDDVPELVPIVEETTSSPVTVKEKKPVNEDKTSKKSKEKASTINKKQQESKNPTPNNSTPPFQTKDEWSEPLKEGEEEYFIPSRKMKQAAKGEKTATPVASKTNLKRTSTNGVDVDGVDDEPITPARKRVKIALSKNVAQDLVEHIKQVKSSPQLPFDSSKKPSKSLLKPNLIPSPINPFYKKKIGLQ
- the LOC128299725 gene encoding gamma-aminobutyric acid receptor-associated protein; protein product: MKFQYKEEHPFEKRKAEGDKIRRKYPDRVPVIVEKAPKARIDDLDKKKYLVPSDLTVGQFYFLIRKRIHLRPEDALFFFVNNVIPPTSATMGSLYHEHHEEDYFLYIAYSDENVYGSTNNDSN
- the LOC128298548 gene encoding dolichol kinase; the protein is MNNFYKTRPGASPGWWLCCLLPVCYAATLWRPYQQDHQQHLPRDYKRTVLVTFGLLLQSLVIRGSLESRWNRGQAILLTLLVAAFNWGLFTVCLKENVVFASVSGLLPVVLYDKLYFTLLKTIPKSFSYGEAFIVAQGLIAFAFCTFLQLPPVILRTDASYTELQLIYAILQIGLLGILLLVCATYSFTWLRKTVPFWIALGITSSLVALCPIGKLPAVTHLVLFFVNDKQTMMTTGMYLALLALTVSFIVWHLNYGRRTTTATRKVFHFLIVLVYGPGLWYQCRLLYLASGLILAVLIVLEMARLIQLAPVANVLNVAVNLFVDEKDAGAVALTPLYLLVGCSLPLWLHPVPCDLTNSGGLQMLTLSAGVLSIGIGDTAASVVGYHLGRHKWHASTNKSVEGTVASVLLQALAIGALYHIGVIHLTVSRAAYAGVAVIVNALVESRTDQIDNLVLPLITYLILVSSS